GCGCTGCTCCTCTTCCGAGCGCGCGCCGATCGCCAGCAGCGACAGGTCATGGTTGCCCAGCACCACCACGCTGTGCGCGCGCAGCGAATGCACCAGCCGCAGCGTTTCCAGCGATTGCCCGCCGCGGTTGACCAGGTCGCCGCAGAACCACAGCGTGTCCTGTACCGGGTCGAAATTGATCTTTTCCAGCAATCGCTGGGTAATGTCGTAGCATCCTTGCAGGTCGCCAATTGCCCAGACGCTCATCGCGTGCGCTCCATCAGTCCAGCAGTCATCAGTGCAGCGTCCTGGGTACGCTCAGCACGAAGGCGGCGATCGGGGCGGTGAATTCGGTGCCATCGTCGGCCACCATGTCGTAGTGGCCTTGCATCTGGCCCTGCTCGGTCTCCAGCAGCACGCCGGAGGTGTAAAGAAACGCTTCGCCCGGGCGTAGCCAGGGCTGCTCGCCGACCACGCCTTCGCCATCGACCTGCTCGGTGCGGCCGTTGGCGTCGGTGATGGTCCAGTGGCGGGCGATCAGGCGCGCAGGCACGGCACCGGCGTTGTGGATGCGGATGCTGTAGGCGAAGGCATAGCGGCCTTCTTCCGGGGTCGATTGCTGGGCAAGGAAGCGTGGCGACACCTCGACCTCGACCCGATAGCGTGGATCATCGTACATGCGAAAATTCTAGATAAACCGGTGTGGGAGCGGCGCTCAAGCCAGCTGGACATTGGCCAGCCGGATGAAATCGGCCACCTCGAGTTGTTCGGCGCGGGCGTCCGGACGCACGCCTGCGGCGTCAAAATGCGCGGGTTCGCAGACGGTGGACAAGGCATTGCGCAAGGTCTTGCGACGCTGCCCGAAACCGGCGCGCACCACATCGGCAAAGCGGCGGCGGTCGTTGATCGTCACCGTGGCCGGGTCGCGCGGCACCAGCCGCACCACGGCCGAGTCCACCTTGGGGGGCGGCCGGAACGCGCCCGGCGGCACCACGAACAGCGCGGTGACCTCGCAGTAGGCCTGCAACATCACGCTGAGCCGGCCATACACCTTGCTGCCCGGGCCGGCGGCCATGCGGTCGACCACTTCCTTTTGCAGCATGAAGTGCATGTCGGCCACGGCGCTGGCATGGTCCAGCGCATGGAACAGGATCGGCGAGGAAATGTTGTAGGGCAGGTTGCCGACCAGGCGGATCGGGCGGCCATTGGCCAGCGCGGTGAAGTCCACGCTGAGCACGTCGCGGTGGATGATGCTCAGTTCGCCAATCGGCGCGGCGGTCTCGGTCAACGGGGCGATCAGATCGCGATCGAACTCGATCACGGTCAATGCGCCGTGCCTGCGCAGCAGCGGGAAGGTGATGGCACCCTGGCCGGGGCCGATTTCGACCAGGTGCTGGCCGGCGCGCGGGTCCACCGCCTGGACGATCCGGTCGATGTAATACCGGTCGGCAAGAAAGTGCTGGCCGAGCGACTTCTTGGCCGGTGCGCTGAAGGAAGAATTCATCCGCGCAGTTTAACGGAGCCGGCGGCCGCACGCGGTGCCGGTGCCAGCTGTGCGGCGTGCGGCGAAGGGCTGGTCAGGCCGCGCGCCACCGCTGTGGCGTCGCGCCGCGCGGCTCGCTCAGCCGCGCGCCGCCAGCCGTGCGCACAGCGCGGTTGCCGCCATCAGGCTGGACGGGTCGGCAATGCCGCGCCCAGCCAGTTCCAGCGCGGTGCCATGGTCCACTGCCACGCGGGGGTAGGGCAAGCCCAGGGTGATGTTGACCGCCTGTTCGAAGCCGCTGTACTTGAGCACCGGCAGGCCCTGATCGTGGTACATCGCCACCACCGCATCGAAGCCGCTCAGTTTCTGCGGCAGGAACGCGGTATCTGCCGGCAACGGGCCAATCAGCTGAATGCCTTCGCCGCGTAACTGCTCCAGCAGCGGAATGATGACGTCCAGTTCCTCGCGACCCAGATGGCCGTCCTCGCCCGCATGCGGGTTGAGCCCGAGCACGGCGATACGTGGCGCAGGCAGGCCGAAGTCGCGCTGGAGCGCGGCGTGGGTGATGCGCAGGCACTGCGCCAGCGCTGGGGCGGTAAGCGCATCGGCCACCGCGCGCAACGGCAGATGGGTGGTGACCAGGGCGACGCGCACGATGTGGTTGGCCAGCATCATCACCACCGGGCAGCCAGCCTGCTCGGCCAGCAACTCGGTGGTGCCGGTGTAGGCGATGCCGCCGGCGTTGATGACCGCCTTGTGCACCGGTCCGGTCACGATGCCCTGCAGACGGCCGGCCAGGCAGTCGCCGGCAGCGGTGCGCAGGCCGGCGATCACCGCCGCGGCATTGGCCGGGTCAGGGGTGCCGAAGCGGGTCGGGTTGGCCTGGCGAACCGGGAACAGCGGCAGGTCGCCGGGTGCCCGTGCGGGCTGGTCGGGATCGAGCAGCCGCACAGACAACGACAGCGCCTGCGCGGCGCTGTGCAAGGTATCCGGATCGGCATAGGCGATCAGATCTGCGTCCGAGCGCGGCCGTTGGGCAAGCCGGACGCACAGCTCGGGCCCGATCCCGGCCGGCTCGCCCGGCACCAGCGCGAGCGACGGGACCCGCATGACCTTAGCGCGCCGGCTGTGCCGGCGGCGGGGTCGGTGCAGCGGGCTCTGCAGGCTTGCTCGGTTCGGCGGTGGCATTGCCGTCGGCACGATCGCCGGTGCGGTAGCTCACATAGGCTTCGCCGCGCAGTTCCTGCAGGTAGCGGTTGTATTCCTCTTCCAGCTTGCGGCGGCCGATCGTTTCACGGATCTGGGCACGCTGGTTCTCGGCACTGACGTCGGTCTGGCGGCTGCCGACGCGCTGCACGATATGCCAGCCAGCCTGGGTGCGGAACGGCTCGGACACCCCGCCGTCGGCCAGGCTCTCGACCTGCTTGCCGAAATCAGGGCCGAAGGCGTCGGCCGGGAACCAGCCCAGATCGCCACCCTGCCCACGGCTATTGGTGTCTTCGGACGCTTCCTTGGCGGTTGCCTGGAAATCGGCGCCGCCGACGATGCGCGCGCGCAGCGTGTCGATCTTGGCCTTGGCCTGGGCTTCGGTCTGGTTGTCGCCAATGCGGATCAGGATGTGCCGGGCGTTGTACTCGGTGACCATCTTCTTTTCGCCGCCGGCATTGGCGTCGCGCATTTCCACCAGCTTGAGCAACTGGAAACCGCTGGGGCCACGCAGCGGGCCTGCAACCTGGCCGGGCTGCATGTCGCGGATCAGCTGGGCGAAGGCATTGGGAATTTCGTCCAGGCTGCGCCAGCCCAGGTCGCCGCCTTCCAATGCATTGGGGCTGTCCGAATAACGCACCGCCGCGGCCGAGAAATCCAGCTCGCCCTTGTCGATCAAGGCCTTGATCCCGTCGACCTTCTTCTGGCCGGTGGCGATCTGGTCGGCGGTTGCACCTTCCGGCAGGCCCACCAGGATATGCGCCAGATGATACTGGCTACCGGTGGTGGCCTGCTGGGCCAGCGCGGTATCCACTTCCCCTTCGCTCACGCTGATACGACTCTGCGCAAAGCTCTGACGCAGGCGCTGGACGATGATTTCATCGCGCACCGAGGCGCGGAAATCGCCGTAGGCCATGCCGTCGGCGGCCAGCTTCTGACGCAGACCATCCACGCTGGTGCCGTTCTGCTGGGCAATGCTGGCGATGGCGCGGTTGAGCTCCTCGTCGCTGACGCGGATACCGCTGCTGTCGGCACGGCCGACCTGCAATTTGACCAGGACCAGGCGCTCGAGCACCTGCCGCTGCAGGACATCGTCCGGCGGCAGCTGGTTTTCGCGACCGGCGTACTGCGACTTGACGTTGCGCACAGCGCGATCGAGCTCGCTCTGCAGCACCACGTCCTCGTCCACGATAGCGGCGATACGATCCAGCGGCTGGGATTGCTGCGCCGATGCCAGCGGCGAGACCGTGCTGGTGATCACCAGCAACGAGGCAAGAACAACGGAGAAAGGCTTGGTCATGGAATCAGGTTCGGATCGTAATCGTCCGGATTGGTCGTGGTGTTGCTGGGCGGGACCAGGTACAGGTCGTCACGGTAATAGCCGAGAATAGCACGGCGCAACGTGCGGTCCGTGTTCTGGCCAAACGAGCTCAAGCCCTTCAGCACGAACTCGAACTGGATGGAGTTGTCCATCTCGCCATCGCGGTTGCGGACGAACCGGCGCACCAGCGCGCGCACAGCCAGGCAGCAGCTGTCCCATTGCACGCCGCCGATGATTTCCAGCGGTTTGCGATCCAGCAGCGAGTAGTAGTAACGGCCGACCGCACTCCAGGTGGGGTTGATCGGGTACAGGAAAGAGAAGTCGGCCTGCTTGAGCTGGTCGTTGTTACTGATCAGATCGCGACGATAGCGGTAGGCCAGATTGATGATGCCGTCGTTGCCCAGCAGGTAGCGTGTACGCAGGCTGGCCAGATCTTCCTTGCGCGAGTTCGGGTTCCACTGGTAGGTGGCGCCCATCGACCAACGGTCGTTGATCATGTAGTTCGCGTCGGCCACCCAGGCGGACTTGCCCTGTTCGATAGGCTGCTCGCTGTTGGCGGTGGAGCTGTTGATTGTGACCAGCGAATCGTTGAAGTACAGGATCTGGCCTGCGCTCAGCGACAACTTTTCGCGCCCATCCTCCTGGCGAAGCCAGCGCGAGGTAACGGCCAAGGTCAGCTGATTGGCGTCGTTCTGACGGTCGGCACCGGTGTAACGGCTGTCCCGGAACAATTGTCCGTAGCTGAAGGTGAACGGACGGGTGTCGAACACCGGCAGGTCATCCTGGTCCCGATACGGCACGTACAGGTAGTACATGCGCGGTTCCAGCGTATTGAGATAGTTGGTCCCAAATACCGAGGTTTCGCGATCGAAATACAGGCCGGCATCCAGCGAGGCGATCGGCAGGCTGCGCGTGGGTGTTCGGTCGCCGGTCAGCGGTGCGGTATTGGCGATGGTCGAATCCAGCTGGTAGGCGGTGTAGCGCCATGCCACGGTGGGCGTTATAAACCAGGCCGCGCCCGACAATGGCATCGAGAGATAGGGTTTGACGTCCAGGCGCGAGCCGCTGCCATAATCCTGGTTGCGGATATTGGTGCGGACGTATTCGTCACCGTTGTTATCGTTGTTGCCGTCGTTGTTCGGGATGAAATTGACTTGATACGAGTCGTCATGCGTAAACCGCACGGCCTCGGCATACACGCCCGCCTCGAACAGGCCGAACGGCTTTTCCCAGGTGAAGTACGCACGCGGCTGCCGGTTGTACGGCAGGGCCCGTTCGTCCAGGGTGTAGTCGGTCAGCTGCCAGCGGTCGGCCATCAGGCCGGCAGTCCAGGTCTCGCCGGTGCCATAGATACCAATGGTGCTTTGCAGACTGGACGCCGAGCCCATGCCGTTCAGGCGGCTGGTGAAGTCTTCCACATAGCGGGTGTCGCTGACCCACGAAATGCTGCTGCGCGCCTGCCAGTGACTGTTGACGTTGTGGTAGCCACTATAGAAAACGCTGCCACGGTCCTTGTCGCGCAATTTATCGTTGGGCAGGTAGTTGCCAGTGATCTCGCCACGACCGCCGTCGTACAGATAGCGGAACTCGGTGCCGAACATGAAACCGCGCTTGCTCATGTAGCGCGGCAGCAGGGTGGCATCGTAGTTCGGCGCCAGATTCAGGTAGATCGGCTGCAGGTAATCGAAGCCGTTACGGCCGGACAGGCCGAATTGCGGAAACAGCAAGCCGGTCTGGCGGCGGTCGTCGATGGGGAACTTGAACCACGGGAAGTACAGCACCGGCACCTTGCCGATCTGCAGCACCGCATTGCGTGCAGTGCCGAAGCCCTCTTCGTTGTCGACGTCGATTTCCGGCGCACGCACGCGCCAGATCGGCTGCGAGGGATCGCAGGTGGTATAGGTCGAGCGATGCATCTGGCCGACCTGGCCCTGCAGGTCCACCGATTCGGCCCCGCCGTTGCCGCGCCGGTCCACCAGCTGGTACTGGATGTTGGTGACCTTGTGGCTGTCGGTGTCCTGATTGCCCTCGGCGCGATCGGCGACCATGCGGAAGGAGGTGTCCTGGTAGCGGACGTTGCCTTCGGCGATGTAGTTGCCGGTTTCGGTGTCCATGCGCAGGCTGTCTGCGCCCAGGAACTGGTCGCCGCGCTTGAGCGCGACATTGCCCTGGTACTGCGGGGTGGTGCTGGTGCCGGACAGCTGGTCGCCTTCGATGTCGGTCGGCAGCTGCTGGCGCATCTCGGCGGTTTTGGGGTCGGCGGCAGGAGCGCCGTCGAAGCCGGGCAGCGGGTCCACAGCCGGGCACAATCCCCAGTTCAACGGCTTGTCGGCAGCCATGGCCGGGAGGCAGATGGCGATGCCCAAGGGCAGGGGCAGCAGGCGGAGAGCTCGGCGCACGCGTGGTTCAACCAATAAAATGGCGCCTAGCTTGCCGTATACCCCGCATAGGGGCAATGAAGAGCACCGGCGTGGAGCGGGCGAGGTTCATCGCCGGCAAGGGCGTCTGCCGCGCCGCCGGCGGTCAGCGCAGCGCGGCGACGTGGGCCAAGCTGCTTTCGCGCAATGCCTGCAGGTCGTAGCCGCCTTCCAGCATGGACACCACGCGCCCGCGCGCATGCCGGTCGGCCAGGGTGCGCAGGGCGGCGGTCAGCCAGCCAAAGTCATCGTCGTCCAGCATCAGGTCGGCCAGCGGGTCGCGCAGATGGGCATCGAAGCCGGCCGAGATCAGGATCAGTTGCGGACGGAACGCATCGATCAGCGGCAGCATCTCGTCTTCCCAGACATTGCGGAAGCGCAACCCGTCGCTACCCGGCGGCAGCAGCAGATTGTGGACATTGCCGACGCCACGTTCGTGGACGCTGCCCGAATGGGGGTATAGCCCGGACTGGTGGGTGCTGAGGTACTGCACGGCGGGGTCGCGTTCGAAGATCGCCTGGGTGCCGTTGCCGTGGTGCACGTCGAAATCGACGATGGTGATGCGTTCCAGGCCATGCCGGTCGCGGGCGTGGGCCGCAGCCACGGCGATGTTGTTGAACAGGCAAAAGCCCATCGACACCTGCGCGGTAGCGTGGTGACCCGGTGGGCGGACCGCGCAGAAGGCGGTGCGGCTGAGGTCCTGCATCACCGCATCCACCGCCGCGATGCCAGCGCCGGCCGCGCGCAGGGCGGCCGCGCGCGAGGCCGGCACCATCCGCGTGTCCACGTCCAGCTGGCGATAGCCGGTGAAGGCCGTTTCCAGGACGGCATCGACCTGCTCGCGCTCGTGCACGCGGCACAGGTCGCCGAGCTTGGCCAGCGGCGCCTCGCGCCAGTCCAGGTCGGGGAAGGCGGCGCGCAACGCATCGACCACCGCTTCCAGGCGGGCAGGACTCTCGGGGTGCTCAGGGCCGGCGTCGTGGCCGAGGCAGGCGGGGTGGGTAAAGACCAGCATGGGGCAACTCTAGCCTGTCCGCGGCGCCGGGCACACGCTCAAGCGCGACGGCGGTCGTGCCGCCACAGCACTTCCTGCTGGCCATCGACACGGGCCAATACCCGCGCCAGCACGAACAGCAGGTCGGACAAGCGATTGAGGTAACCGATCGCCTCGCTGCGCACGGTGTCCTGGCGCGACAGGGCGACGGTTTCGCGCTCGGCCCGGCGCACGATGGTACGGGCCAGATGGCAGCGTGCGGCCGCCTCGCCACCGGCCGGCAGGATGAATTCCTGCAGCGGCGGCAAGCTGTCGTTGAACTGGTCCAGCTGCTGCTCCAGGGCCTGGATGTCGGCCGCCGTGATCGCGGCATGCCCGGGAATGCACAGTTCACCGCCCAGATCGAACAACTGGTGCTGCACGGTGGTCAGCAGTTCGGCGATCGC
The window above is part of the Xanthomonas cassavae CFBP 4642 genome. Proteins encoded here:
- the pdxA gene encoding 4-hydroxythreonine-4-phosphate dehydrogenase PdxA, with product MRVPSLALVPGEPAGIGPELCVRLAQRPRSDADLIAYADPDTLHSAAQALSLSVRLLDPDQPARAPGDLPLFPVRQANPTRFGTPDPANAAAVIAGLRTAAGDCLAGRLQGIVTGPVHKAVINAGGIAYTGTTELLAEQAGCPVVMMLANHIVRVALVTTHLPLRAVADALTAPALAQCLRITHAALQRDFGLPAPRIAVLGLNPHAGEDGHLGREELDVIIPLLEQLRGEGIQLIGPLPADTAFLPQKLSGFDAVVAMYHDQGLPVLKYSGFEQAVNITLGLPYPRVAVDHGTALELAGRGIADPSSLMAATALCARLAARG
- the rsmA gene encoding 16S rRNA (adenine(1518)-N(6)/adenine(1519)-N(6))-dimethyltransferase RsmA, translated to MNSSFSAPAKKSLGQHFLADRYYIDRIVQAVDPRAGQHLVEIGPGQGAITFPLLRRHGALTVIEFDRDLIAPLTETAAPIGELSIIHRDVLSVDFTALANGRPIRLVGNLPYNISSPILFHALDHASAVADMHFMLQKEVVDRMAAGPGSKVYGRLSVMLQAYCEVTALFVVPPGAFRPPPKVDSAVVRLVPRDPATVTINDRRRFADVVRAGFGQRRKTLRNALSTVCEPAHFDAAGVRPDARAEQLEVADFIRLANVQLA
- the lptD gene encoding LPS-assembly protein LptD; this translates as MRRALRLLPLPLGIAICLPAMAADKPLNWGLCPAVDPLPGFDGAPAADPKTAEMRQQLPTDIEGDQLSGTSTTPQYQGNVALKRGDQFLGADSLRMDTETGNYIAEGNVRYQDTSFRMVADRAEGNQDTDSHKVTNIQYQLVDRRGNGGAESVDLQGQVGQMHRSTYTTCDPSQPIWRVRAPEIDVDNEEGFGTARNAVLQIGKVPVLYFPWFKFPIDDRRQTGLLFPQFGLSGRNGFDYLQPIYLNLAPNYDATLLPRYMSKRGFMFGTEFRYLYDGGRGEITGNYLPNDKLRDKDRGSVFYSGYHNVNSHWQARSSISWVSDTRYVEDFTSRLNGMGSASSLQSTIGIYGTGETWTAGLMADRWQLTDYTLDERALPYNRQPRAYFTWEKPFGLFEAGVYAEAVRFTHDDSYQVNFIPNNDGNNDNNGDEYVRTNIRNQDYGSGSRLDVKPYLSMPLSGAAWFITPTVAWRYTAYQLDSTIANTAPLTGDRTPTRSLPIASLDAGLYFDRETSVFGTNYLNTLEPRMYYLYVPYRDQDDLPVFDTRPFTFSYGQLFRDSRYTGADRQNDANQLTLAVTSRWLRQEDGREKLSLSAGQILYFNDSLVTINSSTANSEQPIEQGKSAWVADANYMINDRWSMGATYQWNPNSRKEDLASLRTRYLLGNDGIINLAYRYRRDLISNNDQLKQADFSFLYPINPTWSAVGRYYYSLLDRKPLEIIGGVQWDSCCLAVRALVRRFVRNRDGEMDNSIQFEFVLKGLSSFGQNTDRTLRRAILGYYRDDLYLVPPSNTTTNPDDYDPNLIP
- a CDS encoding histone deacetylase family protein; the protein is MLVFTHPACLGHDAGPEHPESPARLEAVVDALRAAFPDLDWREAPLAKLGDLCRVHEREQVDAVLETAFTGYRQLDVDTRMVPASRAAALRAAGAGIAAVDAVMQDLSRTAFCAVRPPGHHATAQVSMGFCLFNNIAVAAAHARDRHGLERITIVDFDVHHGNGTQAIFERDPAVQYLSTHQSGLYPHSGSVHERGVGNVHNLLLPPGSDGLRFRNVWEDEMLPLIDAFRPQLILISAGFDAHLRDPLADLMLDDDDFGWLTAALRTLADRHARGRVVSMLEGGYDLQALRESSLAHVAALR
- a CDS encoding cob(I)yrinic acid a,c-diamide adenosyltransferase, with the protein product MGNRLSRIYTRTGDDGSTGLGDGSRTGKDALRVNAYGTVDEANSAIGVLLAAPGVPAAIAELLTTVQHQLFDLGGELCIPGHAAITAADIQALEQQLDQFNDSLPPLQEFILPAGGEAAARCHLARTIVRRAERETVALSRQDTVRSEAIGYLNRLSDLLFVLARVLARVDGQQEVLWRHDRRRA
- a CDS encoding peptidylprolyl isomerase, with the protein product MTKPFSVVLASLLVITSTVSPLASAQQSQPLDRIAAIVDEDVVLQSELDRAVRNVKSQYAGRENQLPPDDVLQRQVLERLVLVKLQVGRADSSGIRVSDEELNRAIASIAQQNGTSVDGLRQKLAADGMAYGDFRASVRDEIIVQRLRQSFAQSRISVSEGEVDTALAQQATTGSQYHLAHILVGLPEGATADQIATGQKKVDGIKALIDKGELDFSAAAVRYSDSPNALEGGDLGWRSLDEIPNAFAQLIRDMQPGQVAGPLRGPSGFQLLKLVEMRDANAGGEKKMVTEYNARHILIRIGDNQTEAQAKAKIDTLRARIVGGADFQATAKEASEDTNSRGQGGDLGWFPADAFGPDFGKQVESLADGGVSEPFRTQAGWHIVQRVGSRQTDVSAENQRAQIRETIGRRKLEEEYNRYLQELRGEAYVSYRTGDRADGNATAEPSKPAEPAAPTPPPAQPAR
- the apaG gene encoding Co2+/Mg2+ efflux protein ApaG, whose translation is MYDDPRYRVEVEVSPRFLAQQSTPEEGRYAFAYSIRIHNAGAVPARLIARHWTITDANGRTEQVDGEGVVGEQPWLRPGEAFLYTSGVLLETEQGQMQGHYDMVADDGTEFTAPIAAFVLSVPRTLH